One Streptomyces sp. NBC_00554 DNA segment encodes these proteins:
- a CDS encoding peptidylprolyl isomerase yields the protein MPIRKWSGKLRAGARPKNRVAAAATMALAVTGVGSALTWMSVSLATQDSDSKPQASCSYTPTERGTRSDLPVFDAEKAARPLTVTLVTNRGEVTLKALTGDAPCTTNSFSFLARKGYFDGSECHRVTTQGIYVLECGDTKGDGKADPGYFFSDENLNGASYPAGTVAMAKVEPGKNGSQFFISYADPDVAMSPQWTPFAKVVDGMDVLRKIGETGTSDGSTDGRPQLPVIIKSVLVR from the coding sequence ATGCCCATCAGGAAATGGTCAGGAAAACTGAGGGCCGGTGCACGGCCCAAGAACCGTGTGGCGGCGGCCGCGACGATGGCTCTCGCCGTCACGGGGGTCGGCTCGGCGCTGACCTGGATGTCGGTCTCCCTGGCCACACAGGATTCCGACTCCAAGCCGCAGGCATCGTGTTCCTACACGCCAACCGAGCGCGGAACCCGCTCCGACCTCCCCGTCTTCGACGCCGAGAAGGCCGCCCGTCCGCTCACGGTCACCTTGGTCACCAACCGGGGAGAGGTCACGCTCAAGGCCCTGACCGGCGACGCGCCCTGCACGACCAACTCGTTCTCCTTCCTGGCCCGCAAGGGGTACTTCGACGGCAGCGAATGCCACCGCGTCACCACTCAGGGGATCTACGTTCTGGAATGCGGAGACACCAAAGGGGACGGCAAAGCCGACCCCGGATACTTCTTCTCCGACGAAAATCTGAACGGAGCGAGCTATCCGGCGGGCACCGTGGCGATGGCCAAGGTGGAACCGGGGAAGAATGGAAGCCAGTTCTTCATCAGTTACGCCGATCCGGACGTCGCCATGTCGCCCCAGTGGACTCCGTTCGCGAAAGTCGTCGACGGAATGGACGTACTGCGGAAGATCGGCGAGACGGGGACGTCGGACGGATCCACCGATGGCAGGCCCCAGCTGCCCGTCATCATCAAGTCGGTGCTCGTGCGGTAG
- a CDS encoding DUF2079 domain-containing protein, translating into MQASPADSATLPPQQSQPDKQARAGDSPRDRDGIPWWLWVLVGALFFTYMTLSLRIHQRLLSNAFDLGIFEQVIRSYADGHLPVSEVKGPDYPVLGDHFHPVLALVAPFYRLWPSPQVLLVVQAALIAASVLPLALWARRALGSGAAAVIGTCYGLSWGLANAAGFDFHEVAFAVPLLACSLAALGSDRLRAAAFWALPLLLVKEDLGLTVAVIGFLIALRGDRKLGIATVAAGLVGTALAMLVILPAFNPQGSYAYTHWLTGPEGGAESGPLDLLYKATIGLITPEAKVTTLLFLLAPTLFLALRSPLLWVALPTLAWRFASGLWTHWGTSYHYSVVLMPIVFAAFIDALIRRQSSTVSLRRYLVGSAAITALLLPQFPLWQLAKPETWRADPRIAVAHKLMDRIPDGATVQASNQLVPQLTDRTSASLYGWADSRPDPEWIMVDTEVPQQRRWPLSPGEERISLDRALTQGYRTAAEQDGFVLLTRSG; encoded by the coding sequence ATGCAGGCATCCCCCGCCGACAGCGCCACGCTCCCACCTCAGCAGTCACAGCCCGACAAACAGGCGCGAGCAGGGGATTCCCCCAGGGATCGCGACGGGATTCCGTGGTGGCTCTGGGTTCTCGTGGGGGCGCTGTTCTTCACGTACATGACGCTGTCCCTCCGCATCCATCAACGGCTGCTGTCCAACGCCTTCGACCTGGGAATCTTCGAACAGGTCATCCGGTCCTACGCGGACGGGCACCTTCCCGTGTCCGAGGTGAAGGGGCCGGACTACCCCGTTCTGGGGGACCATTTCCACCCTGTTCTGGCCCTTGTCGCCCCCTTCTACCGGCTCTGGCCCTCGCCGCAGGTCCTGCTCGTGGTGCAGGCGGCGCTGATCGCCGCGAGCGTTCTGCCGCTGGCCCTCTGGGCCCGTCGTGCACTGGGCTCCGGCGCGGCGGCGGTCATCGGCACTTGCTACGGCCTGTCCTGGGGCCTCGCGAACGCCGCCGGCTTCGACTTCCATGAAGTGGCCTTCGCCGTTCCGCTGCTCGCGTGCTCACTGGCCGCTCTGGGGAGCGACCGGCTGCGTGCCGCGGCGTTCTGGGCCCTGCCCTTGTTGCTGGTCAAGGAGGACCTCGGCCTCACCGTGGCCGTGATCGGCTTCCTCATCGCCCTGCGGGGGGACCGCAAGCTGGGGATCGCCACCGTCGCGGCCGGTCTGGTCGGGACGGCCCTGGCGATGCTGGTGATCCTGCCGGCCTTCAACCCGCAGGGGTCCTACGCGTATACGCACTGGCTGACAGGTCCAGAAGGCGGCGCCGAAAGCGGGCCGTTGGACCTGCTGTACAAGGCCACGATCGGTCTCATCACCCCCGAGGCCAAGGTCACGACTCTGCTGTTCCTGCTGGCCCCCACACTGTTCCTGGCCCTGCGGTCCCCGCTGTTGTGGGTCGCGCTGCCGACCCTGGCCTGGCGCTTCGCCTCCGGGCTCTGGACCCACTGGGGCACCAGCTACCACTACTCGGTCGTGCTGATGCCGATCGTCTTCGCCGCCTTCATCGATGCCCTGATCCGGAGGCAGTCGAGCACAGTGAGCCTGCGGCGCTACCTCGTGGGCTCGGCCGCGATCACGGCCTTGCTCCTTCCGCAGTTCCCGCTATGGCAGTTGGCGAAGCCGGAGACCTGGCGTGCCGATCCGCGCATCGCCGTCGCCCACAAGCTCATGGACCGGATCCCCGACGGCGCGACGGTCCAGGCGTCCAACCAACTCGTGCCCCAGCTCACCGACCGCACGAGTGCCAGCCTCTACGGCTGGGCCGACAGCCGCCCCGACCCGGAGTGGATCATGGTGGACACCGAGGTGCCGCAGCAGCGGCGATGGCCGTTGAGTCCCGGGGAGGAGAGGATCTCCCTGGACCGTGCCCTCACGCAGGGGTACCGCACCGCGGCGGAACAGGACGGCTTCGTGCTGCTCACCCGCTCGGGCTGA
- a CDS encoding rhodanese-like domain-containing protein, with protein sequence MFFVDILETEGLGNRSYLAGGRETAVVVDPPRDAERVVAAAAARGVRIAYVAETHIHNDYVSGGLELARLTGATYLVPAAARVSFARTPIADGETVTVDAGLTLRALATPGHTPHHTSYVLVEDGQEVAAFTGGSLLIGSVGRPDLVEPRLTEQLARAQHASAHRLAAELDDAVRVLPTHGFGSFCSSSQAEGDAGTIGQEHRTNDALTRDVDTFVAQLLAGLDDVPAYYAHMGPVNAAGPAPVDLTPPEAADGREIAERLAAGEWVVDLRARTAFSEGHVSGTFNFEAEGKLATYLAWLIPWGKPVTLLAEDAAQLAYAQRELSRIGIDRPAAAATGDPSAWLRAGDTLRSFPRADFAALEKARERGEKVVVLDVRRNSERAGGHVKGSVHIPVHELHDRAGEVPAGTVWVHCAGGMRAAIAASLLDAAGRQVVAVDDGFAAAEQAGLTVTGGG encoded by the coding sequence GTGTTCTTCGTGGACATCCTGGAGACCGAGGGTCTGGGCAACCGCAGCTACCTGGCCGGCGGCCGCGAGACAGCCGTCGTCGTCGATCCGCCGCGGGATGCGGAGCGGGTGGTGGCGGCCGCGGCCGCGCGGGGGGTGCGGATCGCCTACGTGGCGGAGACCCACATACACAACGACTACGTCTCCGGCGGCCTGGAGCTCGCCCGGCTGACCGGCGCCACCTACCTGGTGCCCGCCGCCGCCCGCGTGTCCTTCGCCCGCACGCCCATCGCCGACGGCGAGACCGTCACCGTCGATGCCGGACTGACCCTGCGAGCGCTGGCCACCCCGGGGCACACCCCGCACCACACCTCCTACGTGCTCGTCGAGGACGGGCAGGAGGTCGCGGCGTTCACCGGCGGGTCCCTGCTGATCGGCAGCGTGGGCCGTCCCGACCTGGTCGAGCCGCGGCTGACCGAACAGCTGGCCCGCGCCCAGCACGCCTCCGCACACCGGCTGGCCGCGGAGCTCGACGACGCCGTACGTGTGCTGCCCACACACGGGTTCGGCAGCTTCTGCTCCTCCTCGCAGGCCGAGGGCGACGCCGGCACCATCGGCCAGGAGCACAGGACCAATGACGCGCTGACCAGGGACGTGGACACGTTCGTGGCACAGCTGCTGGCCGGTCTCGACGACGTACCGGCCTACTACGCCCACATGGGCCCGGTCAACGCCGCCGGGCCCGCGCCGGTGGACCTGACGCCGCCGGAGGCCGCCGACGGCCGGGAGATCGCCGAGCGCCTCGCCGCCGGGGAATGGGTCGTCGACCTGCGCGCCCGCACCGCCTTCTCCGAAGGGCACGTGTCGGGCACCTTCAACTTCGAGGCCGAGGGCAAGCTCGCCACCTACCTGGCCTGGCTCATCCCGTGGGGCAAACCCGTCACCCTCCTCGCCGAAGACGCCGCCCAACTCGCCTACGCACAGCGGGAGCTGTCCCGGATCGGCATCGACCGGCCCGCGGCCGCCGCGACCGGCGACCCCAGCGCCTGGCTGCGCGCGGGCGACACCTTGCGGTCCTTCCCGCGCGCCGACTTCGCCGCTCTTGAGAAGGCCCGGGAACGCGGCGAGAAGGTGGTCGTGCTGGACGTGCGCCGCAACTCCGAACGCGCCGGCGGCCATGTGAAGGGGTCGGTGCACATCCCCGTCCACGAGCTGCACGACCGCGCCGGGGAGGTCCCGGCGGGGACGGTGTGGGTGCACTGCGCCGGCGGGATGCGCGCGGCGATCGCCGCGTCGCTGCTCGACGCGGCGGGGCGGCAAGTGGTCGCCGTCGACGACGGATTCGCCGCGGCCGAACAGGCCGGGCTGACCGTCACCGGGGGCGGCTGA
- a CDS encoding rhodanese-like domain-containing protein, whose translation MFLFRRGLRRLTPGQARERTDNGEALLLDVREIPEWKAGHAPGACHLPLSLLLTGTALPPEAVGRPVVAICRPGQRSQRAAKHLAAQGIDASDVRGGMTAWAKAGLPVVDERGKGGSTA comes from the coding sequence ATGTTCCTCTTCCGCCGCGGCCTGCGCCGCCTCACCCCCGGCCAGGCTCGTGAGCGCACCGACAACGGAGAGGCGTTGCTGCTGGACGTCCGCGAAATACCGGAGTGGAAGGCCGGGCACGCGCCCGGTGCCTGCCACCTGCCGCTGTCCCTCCTGCTCACCGGCACCGCGCTGCCGCCCGAGGCGGTCGGCAGACCCGTGGTGGCGATCTGCCGCCCCGGTCAGCGCTCGCAGCGGGCGGCGAAACATCTCGCCGCACAGGGCATCGACGCAAGTGACGTCAGGGGCGGCATGACCGCTTGGGCGAAGGCGGGCCTGCCGGTCGTCGACGAACGCGGCAAGGGCGGCTCGACAGCGTGA
- a CDS encoding sulfite exporter TauE/SafE family protein, which translates to MSVLILALVAGAVVGLALGALGGGGSVLAVPALIYLLGFSPAAATTASLIIVTATSATALYAHAVAGHVRWKAGAAFAAAGIVPAAMAGAVAARLPQSVLTAAFAGIAALAAIRMLGPAPSATATATRQARPVKAAGTGAGLGALTGLLGVGGGFLAVPALVTVLAFEMQAAIGTSLLVITTNSLASLLSRSGGAAGIDWAVMAPFTGAAILGAWDGKRLAAKVSGPLLQRLFAAVLLAVAAFMLIDVFFV; encoded by the coding sequence GTGAGCGTACTGATCCTGGCCCTCGTGGCGGGGGCCGTGGTCGGTCTGGCACTCGGCGCGCTGGGCGGCGGCGGCAGCGTCCTCGCGGTGCCCGCCCTGATCTACCTGCTCGGCTTCTCGCCGGCCGCGGCCACCACCGCGAGCCTCATCATCGTCACCGCCACCTCCGCCACCGCCCTCTACGCCCACGCCGTCGCCGGGCACGTCCGCTGGAAGGCCGGGGCCGCGTTCGCCGCCGCCGGGATCGTCCCCGCGGCGATGGCCGGGGCCGTCGCCGCCCGGCTGCCGCAGTCCGTCCTGACCGCCGCGTTCGCCGGTATCGCGGCCCTCGCCGCGATCAGGATGCTGGGCCCCGCACCATCGGCCACCGCCACCGCCACCCGGCAGGCGCGGCCGGTGAAGGCCGCAGGCACGGGGGCGGGGCTGGGTGCGCTGACCGGTCTGCTGGGCGTCGGCGGAGGGTTCCTCGCCGTGCCCGCCCTGGTCACCGTCCTGGCTTTCGAGATGCAGGCGGCGATCGGCACCAGCCTGCTGGTCATCACCACCAACTCGCTGGCTTCCCTGCTGAGCCGCTCCGGCGGCGCGGCCGGCATCGACTGGGCGGTCATGGCGCCGTTCACCGGCGCGGCGATCCTGGGCGCCTGGGACGGCAAACGCCTCGCGGCCAAGGTCTCCGGACCGCTGCTGCAACGCCTGTTCGCGGCCGTGTTGCTGGCGGTGGCCGCGTTCATGCTCATCGACGTCTTCTTCGTATGA
- a CDS encoding metal-sensitive transcriptional regulator → MELQMAADELKSVLNRLRRAQGQIAGIIKMIEDGRDCEDVITQLAAVSRALDRAGFAIIATGLQHCMADGGQEAGDRDQMRARLEKLFLSLA, encoded by the coding sequence GTGGAGCTTCAGATGGCGGCCGATGAGTTGAAGTCGGTCTTGAACCGGCTGCGGCGGGCCCAGGGGCAGATCGCCGGGATCATCAAGATGATCGAGGACGGCCGCGACTGCGAGGACGTGATCACGCAGCTCGCCGCGGTCTCCCGCGCCCTGGACCGTGCGGGGTTCGCGATCATCGCGACCGGACTCCAGCACTGCATGGCCGACGGCGGGCAGGAGGCCGGTGACCGGGACCAGATGCGGGCCCGGCTGGAGAAGCTGTTCCTCTCCCTGGCCTGA
- a CDS encoding rhodanese-like domain-containing protein, with the protein MTTPTALLPAQAVARLAQYTVIDVRTPGEYAGGHVPGAHNIPLDHLPAALPALKDAAARGDLLIVCASGNRSATACRELAEADIPAATLTGGTTAWAQQGHALHRPEGTRAVWPMERQVRLAAGSLVVLGLAAGTHYRPARWLSAAIGAGLVFSATTNTCGMAAALAKLPHNQPSRADLATTLKALRN; encoded by the coding sequence ATGACCACTCCGACCGCCCTGCTCCCCGCCCAGGCCGTCGCCCGCCTGGCCCAGTACACCGTCATCGACGTGCGCACCCCCGGCGAATACGCCGGAGGCCACGTCCCCGGCGCCCACAACATCCCCCTCGACCACCTGCCTGCCGCGCTGCCCGCCCTCAAGGACGCAGCCGCCCGCGGCGACCTCCTCATCGTCTGCGCCTCCGGCAACCGCTCCGCCACCGCCTGCCGGGAACTCGCCGAAGCGGACATCCCCGCCGCCACGCTCACCGGCGGCACGACCGCCTGGGCGCAGCAGGGCCATGCCCTCCACCGCCCCGAGGGCACGCGCGCCGTCTGGCCCATGGAGCGCCAGGTCCGCCTGGCCGCCGGCTCCCTCGTGGTCCTCGGCCTCGCCGCCGGCACCCACTACCGCCCCGCCCGCTGGCTCTCCGCCGCCATCGGCGCCGGCCTGGTCTTCTCCGCCACCACGAACACGTGCGGCATGGCCGCCGCGCTCGCCAAACTCCCCCACAACCAGCCCAGTCGGGCCGATCTCGCCACCACCCTGAAGGCTCTGCGGAACTAG
- a CDS encoding DUF397 domain-containing protein: MTQWQKSTFSSGTDGSNCVELAAKDGKLLLRESDDPDRILPLSRTGVTALLRHLDADPC; the protein is encoded by the coding sequence GTGACTCAGTGGCAGAAGTCGACCTTCTCCAGCGGCACCGATGGAAGTAACTGCGTGGAACTCGCCGCAAAGGACGGGAAGTTGCTGCTCCGGGAAAGCGACGACCCCGACCGAATACTCCCCCTCAGCCGCACCGGCGTGACCGCCCTCCTCCGGCACCTCGACGCCGACCCCTGCTAG
- a CDS encoding helix-turn-helix transcriptional regulator: MPPRSQPTARQVRLGTELRRLRDAAGMTAREVAGFLGSTSAQMSQMEAGIAGVSEERVRRLAAHYSCADEALVDALVAMAMERTRGWWEQYRSVLPPVFLDLAELEHHATFIEEISTAHVPGLLQTEDYARAVIEYWRPELPESELAPRVEHRMRRKVVLAATPYTVVLHEPVLRTRVADRRAARGQLTAILEQSESPSVTVRVIPFDVDGFAGASAELLYAGGRVPALDTAQRDTPEGSAFMDAAARLRSMRTLFRRVEAVSLEPTRSRDYIHRLAKEL; this comes from the coding sequence ATGCCACCGAGGAGTCAGCCGACCGCGCGCCAGGTCCGCCTCGGCACCGAGTTGCGTCGACTGCGGGACGCCGCCGGCATGACGGCCAGGGAGGTGGCCGGCTTCCTGGGATCGACCTCGGCCCAGATGAGCCAGATGGAGGCGGGGATCGCGGGGGTCAGCGAGGAGCGGGTACGCAGGCTCGCGGCTCACTACTCCTGTGCGGACGAAGCGTTGGTCGACGCGCTGGTCGCAATGGCGATGGAGCGTACGCGCGGGTGGTGGGAGCAGTACCGGAGTGTGCTGCCGCCCGTGTTCCTGGACCTCGCGGAGTTGGAGCATCACGCGACGTTCATCGAGGAGATTTCGACCGCGCACGTCCCGGGGCTGCTCCAGACCGAGGACTACGCGCGCGCCGTCATCGAGTACTGGCGTCCGGAGCTTCCGGAGAGCGAGTTGGCGCCGCGAGTTGAGCACCGTATGCGGCGCAAGGTGGTCCTCGCGGCGACCCCGTACACGGTCGTGCTGCATGAGCCCGTGCTGCGTACGAGGGTTGCCGACCGTCGCGCGGCGCGAGGCCAACTCACCGCGATCCTGGAGCAGTCGGAGTCTCCCAGCGTCACTGTGCGGGTGATTCCCTTCGACGTGGACGGCTTTGCGGGGGCCAGTGCGGAGCTGTTGTACGCGGGCGGCAGGGTTCCCGCACTGGACACCGCACAGCGAGACACCCCAGAGGGCTCGGCGTTCATGGACGCGGCGGCACGACTGCGTTCCATGCGAACGCTCTTTCGTAGGGTGGAGGCAGTGTCCCTTGAACCCACCCGTTCGCGGGACTACATCCACCGTCTGGCGAAGGAGCTGTAG
- a CDS encoding ATP-binding protein gives MPETPAAAPSPTPWEYTLYIPNDPRAVTICRRTLRLILAAHGLPHLTAAAELVATELVTNAVQHTKGPAAIRLRAEGGTLRIGIWDADPTPPRLSRHTAPDAETGRGLALVHSCADTWGWVQQRDTWNIAGTGKYIWCELTSAA, from the coding sequence ATGCCCGAAACCCCAGCCGCAGCACCCTCCCCGACCCCCTGGGAGTACACCCTCTACATCCCCAACGACCCCCGAGCCGTCACCATCTGCCGCCGCACCCTCCGTCTGATCCTCGCCGCCCACGGCCTCCCCCACCTCACGGCAGCCGCCGAACTGGTGGCGACCGAGCTGGTCACCAACGCCGTACAGCACACGAAGGGCCCCGCCGCCATACGGCTGCGCGCGGAGGGCGGCACCCTGCGGATCGGCATCTGGGACGCGGACCCCACCCCGCCGCGCCTCTCCCGACACACCGCCCCGGACGCCGAAACGGGCCGCGGCCTCGCCCTCGTCCACAGCTGCGCGGACACCTGGGGATGGGTCCAGCAGCGGGACACCTGGAACATCGCCGGCACCGGCAAGTACATCTGGTGCGAACTGACTTCGGCGGCGTGA
- a CDS encoding intradiol ring-cleavage dioxygenase → MTRRKVVVAGGAAVAAVGVGGGIAATANAGQVKSATPSASSSSAEACYTLTSETTEGPYYIDADKIRRDITEDQEGIPMTLKLKVIDADTCKPVKNAAVDIWHCTAMGVYSGYEAMSSGGGGGGAPTDAPSGTPTDGASGTPTGEPPSGAPSGGTGGGHSEPTDDERYLRGTWKTDKHGFVTFKTVFPGWYQGRCVHIHVKVHVDGTWTDAGYEGGHTCHTGQLFFSEESVLASAEVSPYSTNTTTRTTLDEDTIYPDNGTEGGLLKLKYKKNDIAKGVIASLTMGVAPDETHDSTDTVPSTTASASAS, encoded by the coding sequence ATGACGCGACGCAAGGTCGTCGTGGCGGGTGGCGCGGCGGTGGCCGCGGTGGGCGTGGGCGGCGGGATCGCCGCGACAGCGAACGCGGGCCAGGTGAAGAGTGCGACTCCGAGCGCCTCCTCCAGCTCCGCGGAGGCGTGTTACACGCTCACCTCGGAGACCACCGAGGGCCCGTACTACATCGACGCGGACAAGATCAGGCGGGACATCACCGAGGACCAGGAGGGCATTCCGATGACCCTCAAGCTCAAGGTGATCGACGCTGACACCTGTAAGCCCGTGAAGAACGCGGCGGTCGACATCTGGCACTGCACGGCGATGGGCGTGTACTCCGGCTACGAGGCGATGAGCAGCGGTGGCGGCGGTGGCGGCGCACCGACGGACGCGCCTTCCGGTACCCCGACGGACGGGGCTTCCGGCACTCCGACCGGTGAGCCCCCGTCCGGCGCGCCCTCCGGCGGCACGGGCGGCGGCCACTCCGAGCCCACCGACGACGAGCGCTACCTGCGCGGCACCTGGAAGACCGACAAGCACGGATTCGTCACCTTCAAGACGGTCTTCCCGGGCTGGTACCAGGGCCGCTGCGTCCACATCCACGTGAAGGTCCACGTGGACGGCACCTGGACCGACGCGGGCTACGAGGGCGGCCACACCTGCCACACCGGCCAGCTCTTCTTCTCCGAGGAGTCCGTCCTGGCCTCGGCGGAGGTGTCCCCGTACTCCACCAACACCACCACCCGCACCACGCTCGACGAGGACACGATCTACCCGGACAACGGCACCGAGGGCGGGCTGCTGAAGCTCAAGTACAAGAAGAACGACATAGCCAAGGGCGTCATCGCCTCACTGACGATGGGCGTCGCCCCTGACGAGACCCACGACAGCACGGACACGGTGCCGAGCACGACGGCTTCGGCGTCGGCCAGCTGA
- a CDS encoding intradiol ring-cleavage dioxygenase translates to MTETPQHPQQTAAERELTRRRVVVAGGATVAAAGLAAGLGANAFAGDSTAARPLPKDSADPSGTPEACYLLTTETTEGPYYIDADKLRRDVTEDEEGIPLTLRLKVIDAETCRPVRNAAVDIWHCSALGIYSGYEDMGNGGGGGGGTPPTDAPTGPPPTGGPGGPGGHQEPTDDERYLRGTWRTDRHGFVTFRTVFPGWYRGRCVHIHVKVHVDGTWTDAGYEGGHTCHTGQLFFDEESVLASAEVEPYSTNTATRTTLDEDTIYPDNGAEGGLLHLKYDKRRIARGVHAHLTMGVAPEETHDSAE, encoded by the coding sequence ATGACTGAGACCCCCCAACACCCCCAACAGACAGCAGCAGAACGGGAATTGACGCGCCGTCGGGTCGTCGTCGCCGGCGGTGCGACGGTCGCGGCCGCGGGTCTGGCGGCCGGCCTGGGCGCGAACGCCTTCGCGGGCGACTCGACCGCCGCCCGTCCCCTGCCCAAGGACTCCGCCGACCCGTCCGGCACCCCGGAGGCCTGCTACCTCCTGACCACGGAGACCACCGAGGGCCCGTACTACATCGACGCGGACAAGCTCCGCCGGGACGTCACCGAGGACGAGGAGGGCATCCCCCTCACCCTCCGGCTCAAGGTGATCGACGCCGAGACCTGCAGACCGGTACGGAACGCCGCCGTCGACATCTGGCACTGCTCGGCGCTGGGCATCTACTCGGGCTACGAGGACATGGGCAACGGCGGTGGCGGTGGCGGCGGCACCCCGCCCACCGACGCTCCCACCGGCCCGCCCCCGACGGGCGGTCCCGGCGGTCCGGGCGGCCACCAGGAGCCGACCGACGACGAGCGCTATCTGCGCGGCACCTGGCGGACGGACCGGCACGGGTTCGTCACCTTCAGGACGGTCTTCCCGGGCTGGTACCGGGGCCGCTGCGTGCACATCCATGTGAAGGTCCACGTGGACGGCACCTGGACGGACGCGGGGTACGAGGGCGGCCACACCTGCCACACGGGCCAGCTGTTCTTCGACGAGGAGTCGGTCCTGGCCTCCGCCGAGGTCGAGCCGTACTCGACGAACACCGCCACCCGCACGACCCTCGACGAGGACACGATCTACCCGGACAACGGCGCCGAGGGCGGCCTGCTCCACCTCAAGTACGACAAACGGCGCATCGCCCGGGGGGTTCACGCCCACTTGACGATGGGGGTGGCTCCGGAGGAGACGCACGACAGCGCGGAGTAA